Genomic DNA from Armatimonadota bacterium:
TCGTCTTCAGCATTCGTTCCTTCGGGGTCATCTCTGCTTGTCCTCGAACAAGTCGCCGACCTGCGTCGGCAGTTCCACTCGTTCGACCGGGGTCCAGGCGTTGCACTTCGGGCAGTAGACGTCCGTGCCGATCGGAGCCGCGCAGAGGTGCCTGTGGCACCGGTGACAGTGGACGTGCTGCATCTCGAGGTTCTTCGGTCGCCCGCCTGTCGGCTGTCTATCCGAGTCGCACATTGGTCCTATGTGTCCTATACGTCCCATGGGATCTATGCTACCAAAGGCCGAGTTGATCCACTGGATCACCGCCGGGGCAGTTCTCGATCTGCTCGCAGAGGTCCGCGATGTTCGCACCATGGTCGAGCCGGACCGCCCCGCCGGAGATCAGTTCATCGGTCCCGGGGCTGCCCGGGACCGCCATCACGAGCCTTCCCTGCTTCTTCGCCTTCGCGGCCGTGTCCAAACTTCCGCTCTTGATGCCCGCCTCGACCACGATCACGCCGAGGCTGAGGCCGCTGATGATCCGGTCGCGCGCCATCAGGTTGCGACCCTGCACCGGCGTATTCGGGTGCAGCTCGGAGAGGAGCGCTCCCGACTCCAGGATTCGCTCGGCCAGCATCTCGTTGCTTCGGGGGTGAATGTGCCGAATACCCGAGCCGAAGACCGCCAGAGTCCGCCCGCCCGCGTCCAGCGCGCCCTCGTGGGCCGCGGCGTCAACGCCGAGCGCGAGTCCGCTTACTACCGTGAACCCGCATCCCGTGAACTCGCGTGCAAGCCTGCTCGCGAGCGCGATGGACTCGTCCGAAGGCTCGCGTGTGCCGATGATCGCGACCGCCCGCTCGTCGTCGCCGGTCAGCGTGCCCATCACGAAGAGAATCGGCGGCGCGTCGTCGGCCTTGCGCAGGTTCGCCGGGTAGTCGTCCGAGTCCCATGTGAGTAGTCGGATGCCCTCGCTCCTCAGGTCGCACAGTTCGTCCTCCAACTGCTCCAGGGGCGCGTTCCGCATGCCTGCGATCATTTCCGTCGTCATGCGAGGTATCAGTGACAGCTCTTCTTCTTCGGCGTCGAACGCCGCGGGAATCGAGCCGAACCGTTCGATCAGCCGCTTGGCGGTCCTCCCGCCTATGCCCGAAACGGTGCTGAGCGCGAGCCAGTAGACTTCATTCATCGTCGTTTCCGTTCATTCGCAACCGTATCCGTGAGGGCGAAGCATTGGCTGCTGACGACTTAGACATATCGGCCATCGGAAGCCGATGCTTCGCCCCTGTCCTGTAGATTGCGCAGGTCACGCGTCCGTGTGTATCGTTCTTGTCAGGGTCAGAACCGCGATGCGCTGTGCGCCGGCGCGGCGAAGCGCCCGGCTTATCTCCTCCAGGGTCGCCCCGGAGTCGTAGAAATCGTCAAGCACGAGGACCCGCTTGTCCTTGACGTCATCGGCGGCGTCGAACGCCCCCGCCACGTTAGCCTTCTTCTGGGCGAGCGATCGCATCTCCTTCTGCGGTTCGGTCTCTCTAGTCCGGGAGATCGCGCTGCGAACGGGAATCCCGAGTCTCGCCCCGAGCGCGTCGGCAAG
This window encodes:
- the dprA gene encoding DNA-processing protein DprA codes for the protein MNEVYWLALSTVSGIGGRTAKRLIERFGSIPAAFDAEEEELSLIPRMTTEMIAGMRNAPLEQLEDELCDLRSEGIRLLTWDSDDYPANLRKADDAPPILFVMGTLTGDDERAVAIIGTREPSDESIALASRLAREFTGCGFTVVSGLALGVDAAAHEGALDAGGRTLAVFGSGIRHIHPRSNEMLAERILESGALLSELHPNTPVQGRNLMARDRIISGLSLGVIVVEAGIKSGSLDTAAKAKKQGRLVMAVPGSPGTDELISGGAVRLDHGANIADLCEQIENCPGGDPVDQLGLW